In the genome of Acaryochloris sp. CCMEE 5410, the window AGCAAGAATAAGGGCGCTATCGGTAATCACTGCTGAGGGAGACTCTTCCAGACCCAGCTGGATCATTAGGTCCGCACGATTATCAATCCGGGCATCTGCCGTCAGCACTAAAGTTTGGGACGTATTGCTGAGGGGGAGGGTTTCAAACCGGGATTCTGGGGTGGTCTGTAATAAACAATGACCCAAGCCAACCCTATCTTGACTCCATTCATTGGTTCCATCCGGTCCCCGATGGGACAGGGATTGGACCATTTGATGCAAATAATCACGCCTTTCAGGGAGAGGGTGAGGATATACAAAGCCAGTAATTGCGCTCATGGGGGCAGAAGGATCAAAATTTAGACATCAGAAGCGGGGGCAATCTCTTTAATCATCAAAAATCCCTCTTGGATCAAGTTCTGGGCTAAGGACAATCGTCCAGCATCGTTAATCAAGCCACCGATGTCTTTGACGGCCAGATAGGGATGGTCAATTAGATCGGTCAGAGAAGCCGCTAGAAAAATAGGAAAGGTTAGACTTTTTTGGTAGAAGTTCAAAGCAATTTGGGTTGGACTTCTATCAACGGAGAAAAGAATATTAGGTCGGCGGGCAACAACAGAGTTGAGATTGAGCTGTGACAGATGAAGCAGATCTTGGAATCGACCTTGGTCTTCAGATTTGCGATCGCACAGAAATACCTTATGCTTCCGCTCTACCAGCTCTTCCGTCTTCACTTTACTCATTAGGGCCTGACTCAGGGTTTGAAACGACTCATAAAAAGCCTGCTGTTGCTCAGAACTGGAAAAACCGTGGGGAATCGCTTTCCGAAAAGCTGGGTCAGCCTGGGCGATGGTGACCAACTCCTCTAAGAGTTCATAGGCGAAGGTGGGATATAACCCTAGGGATGCATGCACGGAGGTGGTCTCTTGACTAGCCGCTTGATGGACTACCCCCCGAGGAATATAAAGCAAATCACCGGGCTGGAGCATCACCGTTAATTCTGGCTCCGCCAGTTCATGGCGGCCAATACTTTGATCTCGGATGTGAGAGGGAAGCTCAACAGGGGAATGGTAGAGTTTCCATTCCTTCGCCCCCGTAATTTGGAGAATAAACACATCATGTTCATCGTAATGAGGGGCTAAGCCCTGGGCCTGGGGAGGCGTGATATAGATATTGGTTCGTAGCTTAAACTTCAGCTCGCATTCTAGGGCACTACAAAAATGTCTCAGCTTGGGAATTTTCTTATGCGCCCCATTGATGGTCAAGGTTAAGCCCTGATGCAACAGGCTATAAAGCCTGTCGTTATTAATAAAATACTGTTGGGATTTTGAGTGGCGATCGCACCAGTCTTCCAGGCTGAGCTTATTACCCTGATCCACTAGGCGAAAGTTATTGTAATCCGCCAACAAAGCTTTGTTTTGCAGCAGGAGATCGATGTCATCTGGGTTTAAAACAGACTCATAAAATGAGGCATCATTCCTTGGCAAATACAGGGTTTTTGTTTCCCAATAAGTCTGGAAAAAATCCTCAATCGTGCAAGGAGAGATTAAACGGGCAAATTGAGACTCAACCTTCATGGGCCAGGATGTGATTTTCAACGAGGGTAGCAATGTCCGGCAGTAAGTCGAGGGAGGCTGGCCGTAAGAGACGCAAAAGCGGCACCTGTTGAGCCAAGAGCATTAGTTGCTTAAAATGGTTGGCTCCTCGCTCCTGCAATAAAGTTTGCTCAAAGCGGGTGACATAGGAGTTTTGCATCAAATGTTGAATAATCTCCTGGGGCGGTAACGGCTTAATGGCGACTTCATCCCCCTGTCCCAGCACAAAAATATATCGCAGGGGCAGAATGTCAGACATAAAGCCAGAAGAGAGCTGATGATTGCGCTTTTCTAAGCGGGCCCCTAATCGCGGTAAATCTTCGGGCTGCTTGCCAATACAGGTGACCGCATCAGGCCACAGCTTAATTTGTGGAAAGGCAGGCTGCACCTGAATTTGATGGCGTTGGACCTCTAGGGCCACCACATCATCCGCAATCAAGCTATGGCCCCGATCATGCAAGGTTGCTGCCATCGTGGATTTGCCCCATCGCTTTTGACCAATAAAGGCCACTGCTTCTCCTTCTAACGCCACAGCACTGGCATGGAGGACCAAAAATCCGCGTTGATGCAGCACAACTCCCATGATCGCCCCCAGAATAAAGAGTCGGAGACGATCCTCATCGAGATCAATCTCTAGATCAATCAGAACATCCTGGCCTTCCTGAATCAAAAACGTACCCACCCCTTGCCAATATAAATACATTCCTGAATCGGTATTTTGATAGCAATGCAGGGTGTTTCCCGTCTGCAAAGGACTATCGGTAATGGCATCGAAATGAATCCAGACATCCGCATCCGTTGCCAGGGTGGGAATCAGTTCTGGCAGTTTAATTTCAGACTGAAGGGTCAAGCCATAGGCTGAATAAAAGTGGGACATAGCAATTAGCGGCTATCCAGACTCAAAGAATAACGTTTTTAAGGGATTTTTGCCTTCAGCAGTCAGGGTGACCTATGGGAGCAAAGTAGCAGATCATCAGCGGGACAAACCTGCAGATTGAAACCGCCCTTACCGTTGGTCCCTAGGCAGTAATTTCTTGAGTTTGGATCTTAGTTTTTTGAGCAAGGGTTGAGGGGGTTGAGGCTCGTTTGCCGTAAACAGTTTATAAATTAATGCTTCGAACCGGGGATTTGGCGCCATAGAGTCCGGATGAATGATGGCATCTAAATTCAAATTAAAGGTTGGCAACTCATTTAAACCTTGGTTCCCTTGGGTATGACTGCCTTGAGTGCCAATATTGGAAATCAGATTGACCTTCGGTACAACGGTGAGACCGTCCTGAGCGAGACAAGAATAAAACCATGGAATATCCCAAACCTGTTGGTTCTGATAGGCCCAGTCAAATAATTGGGTCACCCAATCCGTGAGGGCCTGTTGCTCAAAAAATTGGGGTTGGGTTTGCTTGAACTGGGGCCATCCCGTCATTTTGAGGTCGTTGTCTTGCCACGCTCTGCGCCAAGAGGCCCATCCCCAAGACACAAAAAATTTAGAGAAGGCATAGGTCTGGGGAATAGAAAGGGTATCTCGCAAAAAATTACTCCCCGAGATGGTCTTGACTTGGGATTGATGGCGGTATTGAGCTAACATCGCTTGGCAAAATGGGAAAAAGCTGGGATGGGGAAGACAGTCATCTTCTAAAATGATTGCTTCTTCCACCTGAGAGAACACCCAATTTAACCCCTGGACATTACAACACCGCCCTCCCAAGTTCGAGTCGGCAAAACGAGTGAACACCTCGCATTCCCAATTCACTTGATCAACAATCGCTCTTGCTTGTTGGCATAAATCGTCATCCTCAGGCACATCAGCTCTCGGACCATCCGCAACGATAAACAAGGTTGACGGTTTGACTTGGGCAATCGCCGCAAATACCTGATGCGAATAGTGCGGACGATTGAAAATATGAAGGGCAACGGGAGTGGGAAAAAGCATGGGAGAAGCAGAATTCAGACAAACCAGCTGACAATGGTGAAGCGCTCACCGTGGGTGACCGGTTTAACTTCATGCCAGAGATCGGATCGGAAGGCGATCAGCTGGCCTTGTTCCGGTTCTAGGGGAAAACCATAGTTTTGACCGCGAGCATCGTTGAGTAATCCGTAGAGGGCTAAGGCTCCCCCTCCAAAGGTCTGAGGTCTAGGCTCAGCAGACATGCCGTTGAGAAAAATAATTAAAGACACTAATCGATTTTTTTCAAACTTGGAGCCCGGTAGGCTCGGATCGATCACATCTCGATGCAGGCCAAAAAAGTCGCCCACTTGATAGCGGTAGCAGGAGGGAGGTTCAAGGGCATGGAGTTGAACCTCAAAATGAGTTTCTAATCGCGGTTTGATGGCCATTAAGCGCTCACGAATACCCTTGATCGTGGCTGGGCTGATTTGCAACTGGCCTGTTTTCCGCCGACTATCATCGGTCACAGCCTCCCCGTATCGGGTAAGACGAGCAGGCTCACAGGGGCAGGTCTGTGCTTCCGTGAGGTAAGACTCACAGAATTGTGGTTCTAAAAAGTCAGGGTCTACAAATACTCCCAAGCGTTCAAAAAAGTCAGCCCTTGGCATTGCTCTGAACCTTTTATTCAGTGATAAAAAAATATTTAATATTTTAGGTCAAGTCCCCAGAGGATGGGACTTAGATTTTGGACTCAAACGATGGCATCGGCGTAAAGCGAGATAAGTCCTTCACAAAACCCATGATCACTTGCCCTTGTAGTTCAACCCAGGCATGGGCTTCAAGGGAATGATCCTCTGCTTTTGCTACCCCAATTTTTAGCTCGGGTTCATAGCCTCGTCGGCAAATTAAGACTTGCGTAACAAGGGCTCGGGCTAAACATTTCACGTGTCCTGGCATAAAGCGGCTACTGGTATTCACTGCCCAGACCACTTTTCCGACAGTTCTACGACTAATCTTTCTGAGGGTAGGGGGTTGATAGTAGGCAGGGGGGTTGTGAAAATTGACCAGCCATTTCTGCAGGATTTTGAAAGGGAGCAACCACAATCCCAATCGAACCAAACCCAACAAAACGTAGGTTTTGATCAGGAGAGTGCGATCGCAACTTTGCAACCGCAAAAATTTAAGCAGTGGCGACATCTTTGATCTCAATCAAATCTGATTCAACCATTTCATTTAGCAACCTGAGGACATCTTGTTCACACTGATCTGACTCAACTTCGTACTGGTCCAAAATTTGGTCGCAGATGTCTTTAACGGAGCGAGGTTGCTGAACTAAATTCCAAATACTTGCACCCACTTCATTCAAACCGAAGTACATTCCTGTCTTCAGGTTGAGAATTACTGATTCCCCTGCTAAGTCAGATGAGACTTGCTCTGGGGTCGCAACAACCGTTGTATTCGTTGAAATAGTGGTAGTCAAACTCATAACCCTTTAAAACAATTAAATAATGCAGATTTCGTATAAGTTAGCACAGATATTTTATATTTATCCGTAGGAATTAAAACATTTAAGGATTAGCTTTGGCGTGATTGTAGCCCTGCTTTCCGCTAAAAGACCTAGACCTATTTTAAACGGTATTGATGATGCCACTGCCAGACTGTATTACTGCAACTTACTGATTGGAATGGCAGAACTTTTCAACGCAGCGCACAAAAATCTCCACACCCATAGCTAAGGCAGTCTCATCAAAATCGAACTGGGGATGGTGATGGGGATAGGCTAAGCCGCGATCGGCGTTGGCTGAGCCTAAAAAGAAGTAACAGCCCGGCACCTCTTGTAAAAAGAAGGACATGTCTTCTCCACCCATGGTTTGGCAATTGGGAACCACGCCTGTCGGTGTTTCAATCACTTCAGTACTGACGGAGCGAATCAAATCTGCGATCGCAGCATCGTTAATCACGGGGGGATACAGTCGCCAGTAATTGAGGTCGTAGGTGGCTCCCCAGCTTTGGCAAATCCCTGTGAGAATATCCTGCATGCGTGGCTCAATCAGATGGGCCAATTCTGGATCAAAGTAGCGAACCGTACCGCTCATAAAGCTGGAGTCAGCAATTACATTAGACGCGGTACCTGCATGGAGCTGTCCGATAGTCACTACGGCTGAATCGAGGGGATTGACATGGCGAGCCACAATCGCTTGCAGGGCGTTGACGATTTGAGCGCTAATCACTACTGCATCAGTGGTTTGATGGGGCATGGCTCCATGGCCTCCCTTGCCCTGAATCTTGCATTCAAATAAATCCACAGCAGCCATCAGTGGACCCGATTTCACCCCAACCGTACCGAGGGGAAGGTTATTCCATAGGTGGAGGCCAATAATGGCATCGACTTGCGGGTTTTGCAGAACACCTGCTTCAATCATGGGCTTGGCCCCACCGGGAGACTCTTCCGCAGGCTGGAAAATGATCTTGACCGTACCGGCAAAGTCTTGGCGATGCTGAGATAAGTAGCGAGCGGTTCCTAGGGCAATGGCCGTATGCCCATCATGGCCACAGGCATGCATCACTCCATCATGGCGTGACCGATAGGAAACCGTATTCTCTTCCTGAATGGGCAAGGCATCCATATCGGCGCGAATGGCTAATACTGGCCCCAGTTGCTCTCCAACGATGGTAGCCATTATGCCCGTTTCAGCAATGGCAGTTTGATGTGCAATGCCCCATTCTGTCAGGCGTTGAGCAACAAATTCAGCAGTAAGATGCTCTTTGAATCCAAGTTCTGGGTATTGATGCAGATGCCGTCGCCAAGACACCAAGTCCAGTTGTTGGATATCAGAACGAATAGAGGTATCAGATGGAGGAGAAGACAGCATGATGCTTTTACCAAAGCGGGGAAATGGCCTATTACCTTCCTAGAATACTATTCCTAGAATTTTCAAAACCGTTAATCCAAGAGCCATGGTGGCTACAATCACCAAGAGAAGCATGGCCTAGCTTGTTGTTTCAAATAGGGATGTAGCATTCTTGTGTATAACCATTAGAGAAGCATTCGTTCAAAAATTATTAGTCTGTTGACAAAAGATAGTGAGATTTACTTTGCATACTCTGCTTCACTTCGTGTTATTGATGCACCGGAGCTCCACGCCGAGATTGAAAAGGTGACTGGTTTGAAACCTTCACACGTCCACATCAGAGGCGAGAGCGTAAATAAAAGATCCAAACGTCGCTGGGAAAACGACATCTGGCTTCTATCATCTCCATTGCAAGAGACAGTCGAATTATCGGAACATCTCAACTGGTTGTGGCAACAAACACAACCACATCAGGTCTATCTTCGCTCCCTCATAAAATCTGGCGTGAAAGTAGATATTTTTTGTGGCTACAGATCCAATTGTGACCACAGTGGGTTCGGAGTTAACCCCAGTGCAATTGAGATTGCTAAGGAGTTGGACGTCAGACTAGAATTCTCCGTTATTATTACGTGATAAATATTTTCAACCCAGTATGTGGTGTTGTGGTCAAATATACCCTGCATAAAACAAGCGGGCCTTGTGTCCTGGACTCTTCACATGCCTCAAATATAGGGCTTTAAGTCACAGCATATAGCTGATCTGCCAGTGTAGAGATCTCATTTTTCATCGTTAATCGATCTAGCCAATGGCTAGGAATACCCTGCACACCATAGAAAGCACCTGCCAACTGCCCACAGATAGCAGCCGTAGTATCCGCGTCATCTCCTAAATTAGTCGCCTTCAAAACCGCCTGTTCAAAGTTTTCTGAGGTCCAGAAACACCAAAGAGCCGCTTCTAGACTTTCGACCACATAGCCTGAACCGCGAATCTCCATGACTGTTTTACGTTGATATTCTCCCTTAGCGATAGCTCGTATCGACCGAGAGGTTATCTCATCTAAATCATGTCCGACTAGAATTTCTTCTTTTTTAGCCCCAGAAAGCGCCCGGAAGAGCATGTCGCCAAATAAGCGACTGGCCTCAACACATTCCGTTGCTCCATGCGTGGTGCGCGAACTTTCGCCAGAAAAATACACGGTGCGATCGCGATCGGGGTAACAGAACATTGGTACCGGAGCCAAGCGCATCAAACACCCATTCCCAGCCGATTTGGGATGTGTAGAACCACTAAACGGGTTCCCTGTCTTCTTGTATTGGTTTAAAGCTTGTGTGACCGTATTGCCAATATCAAAACAGGTGCCCGTACTGCTCAGATAGCCGTTCTCATACCAGTCACAATAGCGATTCATTTGATCCGCCGCATCAAATTGTCCCTTTTCAATCAGACTCGTGGCCAGACATAACGCCATGGAGGTATCGTCGGTCCATTGCCCCGGCTCCAGATAAAACGGACCGCCGCCCACCATATCGGTAACAGGTGCAAAAGTCCCTCGGGGTTGAAATTCTACAGTGGTGCCAACTGCATCGCCAACCGCCAGTCCTAATAAACATCCTCTGAATCGTTCGGATATATCCATTCTCTGCTCCTCAAATCCATGACTGCTCATTATATTCGGCCAAAAAATTTGAAGCGATATCAATGGTATGGACTGCAACCCACCCCTCATCTATGAAGGTCGAGGTAGTAAAAGGTTACTTCATTGCTTGCTCAGGCTGGGTGGCTTACGTCATTGCCATTCAAAATCACATCACCCTGAGCTTAAATCTGCAAACAACCTAATCTTGTTTCAGAGCTGGAGAATCTCTGCTAACATAAATACGCTTTAGGGCTTGTAGCTCAGTGGACTAGAGCACGTGGCTTCGGACCACGGTGTCGGGGGTTCGAATCCCTCCTGGCCCGTTTTTAATCAACTCAAGTGCCATCGCTTGAGTTGATTGTTGTTTCTTGAGTTAACCTCACAGTATGGGTGTTCGAGTTCGTCAGCACGTTAACCCCCTGAGCAAAAAATTCCAACATGCGATCGCACCCCCGGATTGGCCTGCAATCTTCGCCCAGCCAGAGCAACCCCTTTACTTAGATATTGGCTGTGCCCGTGGGCAGTTTTTACTGGAGATGGCTCAACTGCGCCCCCACCATAATTTCCTAGGCGTCGAAATTCGGCGGCCCATGGTTAAATCTGCCCTGAAACGTCGGGATGCCTTACAACTCACCAATCTCCATTTTCTGTTCGGCAATATCAATACGTCCCTCGATTCTCTAGTAGGTGCTCAAGCGGTTACGGGTGTGACAATCCAATTTCCTGACCCTTGGTTTAAGCGTCGCCATCAAAAACGGCGCGTCGTCCAACCCCAGTTAGTGAATGAACTCGCCATTTGCCTTAAACCAGAGGGATTATTGCTGATCCAATCAGATGTGTTGGAGGTGGCGATTGATATGTGCGATCGCATCGCCGAACATCCTGCCTTTACAGGCACAACACCGCCCCACCATTGGCTAGCAGAAAACCCTTTCCCCGCTGCAACTGAGCGAGAAAAGTTGACTTTATCAGAAGGGTTACCGGTCTATCGTTATTTATTTCAAAGGCGAGTCGAGCCAGAGTCTAAATAATCGTGTTATCCGGAATCTCAACATTCTTCAGCACCACAACAATACCGCTGCGGATGTAAAAGCCATGCTCCTCCTGGTTGGACTCCTCAACATTGTCCTTATTGACGATTTTGACGTTGCGGCCAATGCGGGCATTTTTATCAATAATGGCGCGACTAATCTTTGTATTCTCACCAATGCCGATGGGGATACTCGTATCACCCATTCCTGAGGCCCGCTCTGCAAAAGGCTGATAATAGTCAGCACCCATCACCAAAGCATTATCCAGGGTGCAGCCGGATTCGACCCGCGATCTCACGCCCAATACCGAGCGATTAATCTGGCAATTTTTGATAATGCAGCCTTCCGCAATCATCGATTCCGTCACATGGCAATCGAGCTGCTTGGTCGGAGGCAAGTAGCGAGAGCGGGTGTAAATAGGCGATTTTTCGTCATAAAAACTAAAGGGAGGTTGAGGCTGGCGGGTTAACGCTAAGTTCGCCTCATAAAACGCTTCAATCGTCCCAATATCTTCCCAATAATCATTGAAGAGATAGGCTTGGACATTGTAGTCCTTCGCTGAACTAGGGATAATCTCCTTACCGAAGTCGGTGGAATCCGGTGAATTCTTGAGCAGATCAATCAAGACATCTTTCTTAAAGACATAGATGCCCATTGAGGCAATAAACGGCTTTTCTTGGGCTTCTTCTGGGGTCAGTCCGAGGGTGGTGGTATCCACCTTCATCCGCTCCAGTTCTTCGCCTTGGGGCTTCTCACTAAAATCAACCACACGCCCCGACGACTCATCAATTTTCATCAAGCCAAACGCAGGGGCACGATAGGCATCAATGGGCAGTACAGACAGGGTAATATCTGCATTCGTACTCCGATGGCGCTCAATAAAGACGCTATAGTCCATTCGATACAGGTGATCCCCAGATAAAATCAGGATTTCATCCACATCCCGCTGTTCGGCAAACATCCACATATATTGGCGAACAGCATCTGCTGTTCCTTGAAACCAATTGGGATTTTCAGGGGTTTGTTGAGCAGCCAGCACCTCAGCAAAACCATCGCTAAAGCTGGAGAAATGATAGGTTTGGGAAATGTGGCGATTCAAAGATGCAGAGTTAAACTGCGTCATCACATAAATTTTGTTGATTTCCGAATTGATACAGTTACTCATCGGAATATCAATGAGGCGATACTTACCTGCTAAAGACACCGCAGGCTTTGCACGCTGCTTGGTAAGAGGATATAGGCGTGTACCAGCACCACCACCCAAAACAATTGCTAGAACTCTATTCATACTTTAAATGACACCTTCACTGCCTATCGCCTCCACACTCCAGTGTCGGACGGTCCGTTACAGTTGACAAGGGCAAATTAGTTAAGAGCTATGGTTCGATCGCGTTCAAATCTTCCAGGGCTGTCTGAATAGATTGAGTCAATTCATCCACGGCTTTCTTGGCTCCCTTGCGGTTGGCACTATAGGTAGGCCACAAGTCCGTCACGGATATGGGATCGCTAATGGTCAGCTTCAAGGATTGGGCACCGAGCTGTGGTGGGGAATGGGAATCGCCTCCCTGCATGAAGGTCATGATTTTCCACACAATCAGCACAATCTCGGCAAATCGATCCCCCGTTGGTTTTTCCAAAATATAGTTACCACTCACCATTGTGAGTCGCTCAACCATGCGCATATGTCCGATGCGGAGGCTTGCCTCTTGGGCTAACCAATCCGCCATGCCATGCTCCAAGGGGGTCAGCTGCTCCAAGTCTTGCCGATAGATGCGATCAAAACTCGCCTGTTCGAGACGTCGGCAGCGATCCACGATCTCCCCTTTGGCCGTGATGCCGAAATAAGATTCAGCAGCCTGCAGGGCAATATCTAATTGTTGCTTGAGTTGAAAGGCCAGTTTGGCATTGCGATCAGACGGATCATAGGGCAATGGGTCCACCACGGGCCGAGACAGATGATAGTACTTGCTATAAAACCGATCCATTTCAGCCAACAGACACTCACCCAAGCGCAGGACTCGACCATATAAAACATCTTTTTCAGGATCCTTAAGTAGGCCGGATGGTATCACTTCGGCAGTCAACTCCATTTGATCTTCTAGCTGCCCAAGTAAATTCTTAATCGCTTTCCAAGGCGGAGAAACATACCGATACCGAATCCGTAACGGCACAATATAAACCGATTCCGACCGGTTCGCTTTTAGTAGATCTTCGATACACCAAAAGCCCATTTGGGCGACCCCTGGCTCTAGCGGACTCACCAGCTCATTATGTTCGTTGGTGCCTCCTTCTGGAGCGATGGCAATGGGATAAGGGCTATTGGCAAAGATGTCCCGGGCTGCTCGCAAGCCCACCCGATCGGCTTTCCCCCTCAGAATCGGTGTCCCCCCCAATCTCGGGAATAACCAAGACACAAATTCTCCTGCCCACAACGGAATACCACGGTCATACATAAAGTGGCTGTAGGTGGGTCTTTTAAACCGAATACCCGATTTGTGCGCTTCCTTGGGGACGAGCCGCCACAGCATATAAGACATGGCAAAGGGATCTTTGGTACTAGGATGCCGGAAGGCCATCAAGAACCGAGTATTACCGGCCTGGAATTCTTGGTACAGCTTGACTAAAACCTCTAAGTTTTCGGCCTCGACAGACGTCACAGAGAGTTTCCAGGGCATCCAGACTGGTAACAAAAATCGGACAGTTTCGATCACCCAAGGCGTGAGACGTTGCGGAATAAATGCTAAAGGCGGTTGAGCTTTAGAAACGAACTTGGGCAAGGATAGCAGCTCCCTATTCAGGTTTAGTTGATCACGCTACCCTAAGAGAATAGCTTGTTTATATTGGACGACAAGACTGAACTGTATGGCCGAAACACCCCTCCAGCGACCCACGACAACCGTTGTTTTGGCGATGAGTGCAGACGGCAAAATTGCCGATGCCCAACATTCTCCCCCTGAGTTTGGGTCTGATGAAGATTATGCCCATTTAGAGCGACAAGTTGCGGCTGCAGATGGCATACTTTTTGGATCGGCCACCCTCAAAGCTGGGGAAACCGCCATGCGAGTGGTGACCCAAGCTCTCATTAATGCCCGTTTAGAACGAGGCCAGCCCGAACAACCTGCCCAAATTGTCTGTACGCGGTCGGGGGATTTAGACCCCAACCTTAAATTCTTCCAACAAGCCGTCCCCCATTGGTTGGTCACCACCCAGGCCGGTGGCCAATCTTGGCAAGGGACCTCCCATTTCGAGCAAATTTTCACCTATGAAACGGCTGACCAATCCATCGATTGGGGGTCAACACTAGCAGCAATGCCTGCCTTAGGCATTCACAAAATAGCCGTCCTAGGGGGCGGCCAAATTGTGGCTGCCCTATTGGCGGAAGATCTGATTGACGAACTTCACCTAACCGTTTGCCCACTCTTAATTGGTGGAACGTCCACTCCCACCCCTGTGGCAGGTCAAGGCTGGCTACAGCAAGATGCACCTGGGTTGGAGCTGCTTTCTGTTAAGCAAGTTGAGAACGAGTTGTTTTTGCACTATCGTCGTCGTCGTTAGGAAGCGTCTTCTAGCGCAATACTCGGGGTCAGGTTTTGCTAACCACGATTACTCTGAATCAGACTCGTCTTCATCTGCATTGGCGGTAGGACCCTCATGCTTAAGAGTCAGGTAGCGAATTACCTGTTCGCTAATGCGCATTTCACGTTCTAATTTTGCGATCGCATGCCCCTGACC includes:
- a CDS encoding RibD family protein, translating into MAETPLQRPTTTVVLAMSADGKIADAQHSPPEFGSDEDYAHLERQVAAADGILFGSATLKAGETAMRVVTQALINARLERGQPEQPAQIVCTRSGDLDPNLKFFQQAVPHWLVTTQAGGQSWQGTSHFEQIFTYETADQSIDWGSTLAAMPALGIHKIAVLGGGQIVAALLAEDLIDELHLTVCPLLIGGTSTPTPVAGQGWLQQDAPGLELLSVKQVENELFLHYRRRR
- a CDS encoding 1-acyl-sn-glycerol-3-phosphate acyltransferase, which codes for MPKFVSKAQPPLAFIPQRLTPWVIETVRFLLPVWMPWKLSVTSVEAENLEVLVKLYQEFQAGNTRFLMAFRHPSTKDPFAMSYMLWRLVPKEAHKSGIRFKRPTYSHFMYDRGIPLWAGEFVSWLFPRLGGTPILRGKADRVGLRAARDIFANSPYPIAIAPEGGTNEHNELVSPLEPGVAQMGFWCIEDLLKANRSESVYIVPLRIRYRYVSPPWKAIKNLLGQLEDQMELTAEVIPSGLLKDPEKDVLYGRVLRLGECLLAEMDRFYSKYYHLSRPVVDPLPYDPSDRNAKLAFQLKQQLDIALQAAESYFGITAKGEIVDRCRRLEQASFDRIYRQDLEQLTPLEHGMADWLAQEASLRIGHMRMVERLTMVSGNYILEKPTGDRFAEIVLIVWKIMTFMQGGDSHSPPQLGAQSLKLTISDPISVTDLWPTYSANRKGAKKAVDELTQSIQTALEDLNAIEP